The Nitrospiraceae bacterium genome window below encodes:
- a CDS encoding SRPBCC family protein → MPTHTVRLHRILRATPERIYRAFLDPDAMAKWLPPNGFTGKVHHMEPKVGGTFKMSFTNFTTKKSHSFGGTYLELVPNERIRYTDRFDDPNLPGEMQATITLKQVSCGTEMNVVQEGIPEVIPTEACYLGWQESLALLAKLVEAEIPE, encoded by the coding sequence ATGCCGACACATACAGTGCGATTGCATCGCATACTCCGCGCGACCCCGGAGCGAATCTACCGTGCCTTCCTCGATCCGGACGCGATGGCGAAATGGCTGCCACCGAACGGATTTACCGGGAAGGTGCATCACATGGAACCGAAGGTCGGTGGGACCTTCAAAATGTCGTTCACGAATTTCACGACCAAGAAGAGCCACTCATTCGGAGGGACGTATCTGGAACTGGTGCCGAACGAGCGCATCCGCTACACGGATAGGTTCGACGACCCCAACCTGCCCGGTGAGATGCAGGCGACGATCACGTTGAAACAGGTGTCCTGCGGCACCGAGATGAATGTCGTCCAAGAGGGGATTCCGGAAGTCATCCCCACGGAAGCCTGTTACTTGGGCTGGCAGGAATCGTTGGCGCTCCTGGCAAAATTGGTGGAGGCGGAAATTCCAGAGTGA